Genomic segment of Tomitella fengzijianii:
CGCCCCGGAGGACGTCGTCCAGACGGTGCTCGCACAGCTGCCCGCCGCGCCGATCACCGCCGTGCGCGTCCTCAACGCCACCGGGGTCCTGCTGCACACCAACCTGGGCCGCGCGCCCCTGTCGGAGGCGGCGGTGCGCGCGGTGGGGATCGTCGCAGGTGCCACCGATGTGGAGCTCGACCTGGCCACCGGCCGCCGGGGCGCGCGCGGGCGCGGCGCGCTCGAGATCCTGCGGGCCGCCGTGCCGGACGCCGAGGACGCGTACCTGGTCAACAATGGCGCCGCCGCGCTGGCACTCGCCGCCACCGCCCTCACCCCGGCGCACTCGCGGGTGCCCGGGTCGATCGTCATCGCGCGCGGCGAGATGGTCGAGATCGGCGACGGCTTCCGGCTGCCCGACCTGCTCGAATCGACCGGCGCGACGCTGCGCGAGGTGGGCACCACCAACAGGGTGACCGCCGACGATTACGCCGAGGCCGTCGACGACACGACGGCCTTCATCCTCAAGGTGCACCCGTCGAACTTCGTCATCAGCGGGTTCACGGCCGGCGCCGGGGTGCACGAGCTGCGGGGGCTGGGCGTGCCCGTGGTGGCCGACATCGGCTCCGGGCTGCTCGTGCCGCACCCGGCGCTGCCCGACGAGCCGAGCGCCGGCGGAATGCTGCGGGCCGGTGCCGACCTGGTGACCGCCAGCGGCGACAAGCTGCTCGGCGGCCCGCAGGCGGGCGTGGTGGTGGGCCGCGCCGACCTGATCCACGCGATGCGACGCCACCCCCTGGCGCGGGCGCTGCGCGTGGACAAGCTCACGCTCGCGGCGTTCGAGGCCACCGTCGGCGGGCCCCGCACCCCCACCATGGCGGCGCTGGAGGCCGACCCGCGTGCGCTGAGGGCACGCGCCGATCAGCTCGCGGAAGCCCTGCGCGGCGACGGTATCGACGCGGAGGCTGTCGACTCGCGCGCCACGGTCGGCGGCGGCGGCGCGCCGGGGGTGGAACTGCCCAGTGCCGCCGTGTCGCTGCCCACCGGGCTTGCCGCGCCGCTGCGCGCCGTGCGGCCCGCGGTGCTGGGTCGGGTGACGGAGGGGAGGCTTCTGCTGGACCTGCGCGCCGTGGCCGAGGCGGACGACGACCTGCTCGCGCAGCTGGTCCGGGCGGCGCGGTGACGCAAAGAAAGACGACGGCGGGAGCGGCGCCCGCCGTCGTCCTCGCCACCGCCGGCCACGTCGACCACGGCAAGTCCACCCTGGTGCGCGCGCTCACCGGCACGGAGCCGGACCGCTGGGACGAGGAACGCCGCCGCGGGCTCACCATCGACCTGGGCTTCGCGTCGATGACGTTGGACGACGAAATGACGGTCGCATTCGTGGACGTGCCGGGGCACCGGCGCTTCGTCGCCAACATGCTCGCCGGGGTGGGCCCGGTGCCGGCCGCGCTGTTCGTGGTGGCCGCCGACGACGGGTGGATGCCGCAATCCCAGGAGCACCTGGAGGCGCTCGCCGCGCTGGGGGTGCGCCGGGGAATTCTGGTGATCACGCGCTGCGACCTGATGGAGCCGGACCTCGCCCTGGCCGAGGCGCGCGACGCGCTCGCGGGCACGGGGCTCGCCGACATCCCCGCGGTACCGGTGTCCGCGGCGACCGGCGCGGGGATGGACGCGCTGCGTGCTGCGCTGGCGGAACTGGCGCGCGGGCTTCCCCGGCCCGACCCGGGCGGGGACGTGCGCCTGTGGGTGGACCGGGCCTTCACCATCAGCGGGGCGGGCACGGTGGTCACCGGCACGCTCGGCGACGGCGCCATCGAGATGGGCGACGCGCTGACCGTCGGCGCGGGCGGGCGGCGCGTGACAGTGCGCGGACTGCAGTCCCTGGGCCGCGACGTGCGGTCGGTGAAGGGCACGGTGCGCGTCGCCCTCAACCTGCGGGGCGCGGCGGTGGACGCGGTGCCCCGGGGCACGGCGCTGCTCACTCCCGGTAGCTGGCGGGGTACGTCGGTCGTCGACGTGCGCCTGGACCCGGGCCCGGGGACGCCGAAGCCCGCCCGGCTGCCGGAGAGCATGACCGCGCACATCGGCTCCGCGTCGACCCCCGTGCGAGTGCGGGTGTTCGCCGACTCGCCCTACGCCCGCCTGACCCTCGGCGCCCCGCTGCCGCTGCGAGTGGGCGACCGGTTGATCCTGCGCGACCCGGGCACGCACCGCATCCCGGCCGGCGCCGCGGTGCTCGACCCGTCGCCGCCTCCGCTCGCCCGCCGGGGCGACGCGCGCCGCCGCGCCGAGGTCCTGGCGGACCTGCCGGCAGAGCCTGCCGTGGGATCCGAGCTGCGGCGCCGCGGTTGGGTGCGATCCGACGACCTGAGCGCGTGGGGCGTGCCGGTGCCCGACGGTGCGGGCCGCGGCGGCTGGTTGATCGACGACGCCGCGGCCGACGCGCTGGCGGCGCGGCTGGTGGAGTTCGTGCGCGCGGAGGACCGGCGCGACCCACTCGAACCCGGCGTGCCCGCGGAGGCGGCGCGACGGGAGCTGGGCCTGCCCGACGCGCACCTGATCGAGGCGGTGCTCGCGCGGCCCGGTGCGTCCGCACTGCGGAGCGCAGACGGGCGCATCACCCTGCCCGGCTCCGGGGGAGGCCTGCCGCCGGCGGTGCGGGCGGCGGCGGACGAGCTGCAGGATCGGCTGCGGCGGAATCCGTTCGCGGCGCCCACGGCCAGGGAGCTCGACGAGCTGGGCCTCGGCCGGCGGGAACTGGCCGCCTGCGCCCGGGCGGATCTGCTGGTCGAGGTCGGGCCCGGGGTGTGGCTGGCTCCGGACGCCCCGGAGCTGGCCGCGGCGGCCCTGCGCGAGTTGCCCGCCCCGTTCACGCCCAGCCAGGCGCGCGGCCGCCTGGGGACGTCGCGCCGGGTGATGATGCCGCTGCTCGAGCTGCTGGCGCGGCGGGGGCTGACCCGCCGGGTGGGCGACGGCGGGCACGAGGTGGTCGGCGACGGCGGGCGCGCGGTGGTGTGAAGCCGCCGCGGGGCCGGTGAGCGCGTGCCTACGTAAGCCGTAGAGACGCGCTCATTCGCCACGGGAGCGAGCGGGTGCGCGGAACTACTGCGCCGCGACCCGTCATGGTGTTGAATTCCATGGTGGTGTGAGGGCCTGGTGTCGGCGAGAGGACAGGTCAGTGGAGAGGACCCGGGGCGCGCGGAGCGCCGTCGTACTCGGAGGCGTCGTCGCGGCGGCCGCACTCTCGGTGACGGCGTGGCAGCCGGCGTCGGCCGCGCCACAGGCGGATACGGCGCAGGCGGATACGGCGCAGGCCGCAGAGCTGCCGCCCGGACTCAAGGACGCCGTGCGCCGCGACCTGGGTATCAGCCCGCAGGAGTACCTGGAGCGCGCGCACTCTGCGCGGGCGGTGGCCGGCGAGTCGCAGCGGCTGCGGAACCGCGACCCGCAGGCGTTCGGCGCGGCATGGCTCGCGCAGGATGGGACGCCGATCATCGCCGTCACGACCGCGACCGCGGCGCAGGAGGTGCGCGACGCCGGGTTCACGCCCGCGCTCGTGCCCGCGACGGCGAAGGACAGCGCGCCGCGGACCGCGGCGCCACGGGTGCTGCAGCTCAAGGCGTCTCCGATCGGAGGTGATGAGTACATCACCGGGGCGGGGCCCATCGCGCAATGGCCCGGTTACACCTCCTGCTCGCTGGGGTTCACCGCCGTCGACTCGGCGGGGGAGCCGTACGCGATCAGCGCCGGGCACTGCGACCCCGAGCCTGCGGCGGCGGGGATTGCCGGCGCGTCCGGGGTCTACCTGCACGACGCTCCCGGGTTCCGTGACAGCACGCGGATCGGCCGCTTCGACGCGTCGACGCTCAGCGTCGGCCCGGAGTACCTGGACTACTCGGTGATCGCCATCGATTCCGGAGCGCCGGGCAGCCTCGCCGAACCCCAGGTGCACGGCAGCGGCGCCGACCGGCTCGCCATCACCGGCGTCGCGTCGCCGGCCGTCGTCGGCACGCCGGTGTGCAAGTCCGGCGCCTCCTCCGCCTACACCTGCGGGGAGGTGCTGGCGGCAGACGAGACGGTTCCGGTGGAGGACGCGGATGGCGTGGTGGTCGGCCGGGTCCGCGGGTTCATCACGTCGGTGTGCACGCTGTCCGGCGACAGCGGCGGCCCGATGTTCAGCGGAACCGCGGCGCTCGGCATCGTCAGCGCGTCCGATTTCGAGGATCCGCAGGGGTGCGGTATCGCCCCGTCCGGCGACGACGGGCCCATGACCATCGGGGTGCCGGTCCGCAAGATCCTCGACGCGGTCAACGCGGGGCCCGGCGAGGACCTGGCGCTGCGCACCGCCTCGAACCCGGGCCCGCCCATTCCTGCGGGTGACGGTGGCGGTGGGGTGCCGGGCGTCCCGGCGGGGAGCCTCGCCTCGGTGGGCGCCTCCTGAACGGGATCGGCCTCGGACGGATTCAGCTCGACCGGCCCTCGCGTCGCTCCCGCTGGGGCACCACGGTGTAGCGGGGGTCGCGCGCGGAGGCCTGCCCGGCGTGGAAGATCGCGAACCGCGTGCAGGCGGACCCGGCGGTGAGCGCCAGCCCGGACAGGGCGGACGCGATCCTGCTGCGCCTGCCGGCCACCGCGCCCGCGGCGCCTGCGGCGGTGAGCGCGGTCGCGGCCGTGTGCAGCGTGCCCGCCGTGCCCTGGCGCAGCGGCTCGGCGGTGATGCCCATGCTGTGCTGCATGATCCGTGAGGCGCCGAGCTCGAGCACCGCCCCGCCGACGGCGAGGTTCCGCGCCGGTCCTGATTCGCCTAATGGTCCCGCCACCAGCCCCATCCCGCCGGAGGCGGCCGCGGCGGAGCCGACGAACACGAACGGCAGCTCCCGCTGGGCCGCGTGCCAGGTGGGCGTCGCCGTGTCGGTGAGCAGCACTGCGGTGTAGGAGGCGACGGCGGGGGCGATGAGGGCGGCTATAAGCCCGCCGGGACGGCCCGCGAACCCGAGCAGCCGGCCGAGCCTGCTGTTGCGGACCGGCCCCGGCATGAACCCCAGCAGCTCGCTACCCGTCGCCAGCGCGTTGAAGGGGCCGTAGGCGGACAGGATCCAGGTGCCGACGCTCATCGGCGAGGTCACCTTGGCCACGCGCAGCATGTGGTGGAACCGCGCCGGGCGGCCGAGGTCGTGGACGAGGGCGTAGAGGCTGCCGCCGATCGCCGCGGACGCGACCAGACGCGCGGACCGGCGCTGGCGCGGCAGCCCCGTCAGGTCGGCGCCCGCCGCGAGCAGCGAGGACCCGCCCGCCAGTCCGCCGAGGAACAGGTACGCCGGGATGTCCGCCTCCCACGGAGAGGCCTTGACGACCGGGCGGCCGTAGTACGAGGTGAACTCGGCGTCGGGCACCATCGCCTGCTCGCCGCGGCGGCGCCTGCGCTTGCCGCCGCCCTTCCGCCGCCGCAGATCCTGGTCGGTCACCGCCGTCCTCCCTTGCCGCCGATGAACGCGGCCGCCGCACCGCCCAGCAGTGCGGCGGCGGCGAACGCCGCCTGGCGCCACATGCCCGGCAGGTCCTTGGTGGTCACCACCGGGTCCGGCGGCAGCCCGTACACCTCCGGCTCGTCGAGCAGCAGGAAGAACGCCCCGGTGCCGCCGACCCCGTTGTCGGGGTCGTGCCCGTAGAGCTGCGCGGTGGTCTCGCCGGACTCGACGAGCATGTCGAGGCGGCCCTGGGCGCGTTCGCGCAGCTCGTCGAGGTCGCCGAACTGGATCGACTGGGTGGGGCAGGCCTTCGCGCAGGCCGGTTCCATGCCGTCGGAGAGCCGGTCGTAGCAGAGCGTGCACTTCTGTGCGAGGCCCACCGCGGGGTCGCCGGCGGGGCCGTCGCGGCGGTCGATCACCCCGTACGGGCAGGCCGGAACGCAGTAGCCGCAGCCATTGCAGATGTCGTCCTGCACCACGACGGTGCCGAACTCGGTGCGGAACAGCGCTCCGGTGGGGCACACGTCGAGGCAGGCGGCGTGCGTGCAGTGCTTGCACACGTCGGATTCCATGAGCCAGCGGAAGTCCGCGTGCTCGCGGTGCTCCGGGTCGGCGCCCGGGAGGGTGGCGGTGGGCATGCCCAGGTCGACGGTGTCGGGGCGCCCGCCGTCCGGGGCCGGCGCCGGCAGCTGCTGCTCGATGAAGGCGACGTGCCGCCAGGTGGAGCCGCCGAGCCCGCCGGTGTTGTCGTAGGACATGCCGGTGAGCGCGATCCCGTCCTCAGGCACCGCGTTCCACTCCTTGCACGCCACCTCGCAGGCCTTGCACCCGATGCACACCGACGTGTCGGTGAAGAAGCCCTTGCGCGGCGGCGGGTCGGTGTGGCCGGCGTCGCGGGCCGGGTCGAACGGCGCGGTGCCGGTGTCACCCGTCCCCGGGCTGAAGAACGACCGGCCCAGGCTCGACAGGAACCCGGCCCCGCCTGCGGATGCGTCGTCCACGTCCGTCACACCTCCGTTCCGGTCTCCGGCGTCACGCCCGCGCGCCGCCGGTATTCCTCGACGTACTCCACCAGCGCCGGACCGCGCGGGCGGCGCCCCGGCTGCACGTCGCAGCTGGTCGACTTGGTGGCGGGGATCGACACGTTGGGGTCGAGCGTCTGCGGCAGCAGGTCGTTGGCCGCGTCGCCGGTGCTGATGCCGTTGGGCCCCCAGTGGTACGGCAGGCCCACCTGGTGCAGCGTCTGCCCGCCCACCTTGAGTGGCGTCATCCGCGGCGTCACCAGCACGCGCGCCTCGACGGCGGTGCGGGCGGTGATGATGGTGGCCCAGCCGCCGTTGACCAATCCGCGTTCCCGGGCCAGCTCGGGGCTGACCTCGCAGAAGAACTCCGGCTGCAGCTCCGAGAGGTACGGCAGCGTCCGGCTCATCGCGCCTGCCGTGTGGTGCTCGGTGAGCCGGTAGGTGGTGAACACGTACGGGAACACCGCGCTGCCGGCCGTGCCGTGCGACGGGTTGTAGCGGTTGTAGCGGCCCGGGTGCACCTGCCGGGCCGGGTTGGACTGCTGCGGGTACAGCGGGTTGCGTAGCGGCGACTCGGGCGGCTCGTAGTGGGTGGGAAGTGGGCCGTCGTTGGTGCCTGCGGGTGCGAACAGCCAGCCCAGGCCGTCGGACTGCATGATGAACGGCTGGTCGCCGGCGATGGCGTCCTCGGCGCGCGCCCCCACGGGCGGACGGTATCCGGGCTCCTTCGACGCCGGGAAGTCGGGGACGTCGTCGCCCACCCAGCGGCCCTTCGTGTCCGCGCCCTCGGCGGTGGCGTCGGGGTCCCACCAGACGTATTTCTTGCGCTCGCTCCACGGGTTGCCGTCGGGGTCGGCGGAGGCGCGGTTGTAGAGCTTGCGCCGGTTCGCCGGCCACGCCCACGCCCAGTCGGAGGAGACGGGGTTCTGCGCGGTGCGCGCGGGGCGGCGGTCGGCCTGGTTGACGCCGTCCGCCCCGATACCGCAGTAGATCCAGCAGCCGCAGCGCGTGGAGCCGTCATCGCGGAGCTGTGTGTAGCTCGACAGGGGCGTGCCGTCGGGGCCGGTGCCGTTGATCTCCTCGAGCATGGAGACGGCGTCGGGCTCGTCGGTGCCAGGCTCGAGGCGGTAGTCCCAGGTGAGCCGCTGCAGAGGCAGATCGCGCGGGTCGGTGGAGGCCGCGACGCGCTCCTTGAGCATGCGGCCCAGGTGGTAGTAGAACCACAGTTCGCTGCGCACGTCGCCCGGCGGCTGGACGGCCTGCCGGTGCCACTGCACCATGCGCTGGGTGTTGGTGAAGCTGCCCTGCTTCTCCACGTGGTTGGCGGCAGGGAAGAAGAACACCTCGGTGGCGATGTCCTCGGTGCGCATCTCGCCCGTCTCGATCTCGGGCCCGTCCTTCCAGAAGGTGGCCGATTCGATGAGCGAAAGGTCGCGCACGACGAGCCAGTCGAGGTTGGCCAGCCCTGCCCGCTGCATGCGGCCGTTGGCGGTGCCCACGGCGGGGTTCTCGCCGACGAGGAAGTACCCGCCGCCGCCCTGGTTGATCTGGCGCTCGACGGTGGTGGTGGAGTCGTGCTTGCCCGTCAGCCGCGGCAGGTAGTCGTAGCAGTAGTCGTTCTCGGCGGTGGCGGCGTCGCCCCACCAGGCCTTGAGCAGGCTCACCGTGTAGGCGCGCATGTTGCCCCAGTAGCCGGCGGGTCGTTCACCGGCGGCGACGTACGCGTCGAGGTCGGGGTGGGCGTGCGCGTCGGGCATGGCCAGGTAGCCGGGCAGCAGGTCGTAGAGGGTGGGGATGTCGGTGGAGCCCTGGATGCTGGCGTGCCCGCGCAGCGCCATGATGCCGCCGCCGGGCCGGCCCATGTTGCCCAGCAGCAGCTGCAGGATCGCGGCGGTGCGGATGTACTGCACGCCCACGGTGTGCTGGGTCCAGCCCACGGCGTAGCAGAACGCGGTGGTGCGCTCGCGGCCCGAGTTCTCGGTGAGCGCACGCGCCACGCGCGCGAATTGTGCGGGCGGCACGCCGCAGGCCTCCTCGACCATCTCCGGCGTGTAGCGGGCGAAGTGCCGCGCGAGGATCCGGAAGACGCAGTGCGGGTCCTGCAGGGTGGGGTCGGTATCGCCGGTGTACTGCCAGGTCTCAGGGTCGTAGGCGCGGCCGTCCTCGTCGAAGCCGGAGAAGAACCCGGCCAGGTCCTCGGTGTCGCGGAAGTCGGCCGAGACGATCTTCGCCGCGTTGGTGTAGGCGGCGACGTATTCGTGGAACCAGGCGTCGTGGGTGATCACGTGGTTGATCAGGGCGCCGAGGAAGACGATGTCGGCGCCCGCGCGCACGGGCACGTGCAGGTCGGCCACCGCGGAGGTGCGGGTGAAGCGCGGATCAACATGGATCACGGTGGCGCCGCGCTTCTTGGCCTCCATCACCCACTGGAAGCCCACCGGGTGGCACTCGGCCATGTTCGAGCCCTGGATGATGATGCAGTCCGCGTTGGCGAGGTCCTGCAGGTAGCTTGTGGCGCCACCACGTCCGAACGAGGTTCCCAGACCGGGAACGGTGGAGGAGTGTCAAATGCGCGCCTGGTTCTCCACCTCCAGCGCGCCCAGCGCCGTGTAGAGCTTCTTCATCAGGTAGTTCTCTTCGTTGTCCAGCGTGGCGCCGCCGAGCGACGCGAACCCGGACGTGCGGCGCACCCGGGTGCAGTCGTCGGTCTCCTGCTGCCAGAACCGGTCGCGCGCCTCCAGGACGCGGTCCGCGACCTTCTCCATGGCCTCGTCCAGACTGATCGGCTCCCACTCGGCGGCGTGCGGCCGGCGGTAGAGGACGGTCTCGGGCCGACCGGGGTTGGTGACCAGCTGCTTGGACGCCGAACCCTTGGGGCACAGCCGTCCCCGCGAGACGGGGCTGTCCGGATCGCCCTCGATCTGGATGACCTTGCCGTCCTTGACGAATACGTTCTGGCCGCAGCCCACCGCACAGTACGGGCAGACGCTCTTGACCACCTTGTCGGCGGACGCGATGCGCGGCGTGATCTCGAGGCTGCGGCGGGATTGCGCGGCGGCCCCGCGACCGAGCAGGTCACCCCCGGTGAACTGGCGCCATACGGGCCACCCGCCTGACGATCGGCGTCCGGACACCGCGCACCTCCCGGCTCGTACTCCACGCGCTCCGCCGCCTCGCGGGCGGCGGCTGCCTCACACGCTACCCGGCGGGCGAAGGTGCCGGAGCGGTATCGGCGCGTGCCCGGGACGCCGGCCGGCCCCAGGGGGATTCCCTAGGGAACCCTGAGCGATCTCATACTTTCGGCGGCGCGGAATCAGGCTCCCGACCGATGTGCCGGCGCGAGGCAATGCGTCAGAGTGCTCTGTATACGTCAGCGCGCCCCGCGTCGCTCGCCGTCGTCGCGCATCCGGTACGGGTGACGTTGCGCACGCGCGGCCCGTGTCCGGCCTGGTCGCGCTGCGGCACCCATGGCTGGACTCACTAACAAGTGGTACCAACTAACACGAACCCGCAGCAGTCGTCACCGCCGCGCCCCGCGCGGAAGGTGCAGCACGGAGAGGCCGCCCGCATGGCATCGATACTGTTCCGCGTCGGCAGATTCTGTTTCCGGCACAAGTGGTGGATCATCGCGGCGTGGCTGGCGGCCCTCATCGCCGCAGCCTCGATGGTGCAGGCGTTCTCGCCCAAGTTCGCCAAGGACTTCTCGCTTCCGGGTACCGACGCGGGCGTCGCCACCGAGCAGATGCAGGACTACTTCCCGCAGGTGATGACCCAGCAGGAGAACGCGTCCACCTCGGTGCTCATCCAGGCGGACGACGGCCTGTCGCACCACACCGAGCAGATCGACGCGCTGGTGGCGGACCTGAAGACGCTGCCGGAGGTCTCCGACCCGACGTCCATCGCGAACCCGGTCGCCGTCGCGGAGGCCCAGCCGCAGCTGGCGCCGAGCGTGCTCGGCGACGACGGGCGCGTCGGCCTCATCCAGGTGGACCAGAACATCAACATGATGGATCTGACGGTCGACAACAAGAAAGAGCTCACCGACATCCTCAAGGGCGACCGCGGGGACGGCCTGCAGGTGCAGGCGACGGGGTCGCTCATGCAGGTGATGGCGCCGGGCGGATCGGCCGAGCTCATCGGCTTCGCGGTGGCGTTCATCGTGATGATCGTGGCATTCGGGGCGCTGATCGCGGCGTTCATCCCTCTGGTCACGGGCCTTCTCGGCGTGGGACTCACCATCATGCTGTTCACGCTGGGCGCGGAGTTCCTCTCGATC
This window contains:
- the selA gene encoding L-seryl-tRNA(Sec) selenium transferase, which translates into the protein MRPAVDVLGAPYVKAWLKGAQDAVRAGDLAPEDVVQTVLAQLPAAPITAVRVLNATGVLLHTNLGRAPLSEAAVRAVGIVAGATDVELDLATGRRGARGRGALEILRAAVPDAEDAYLVNNGAAALALAATALTPAHSRVPGSIVIARGEMVEIGDGFRLPDLLESTGATLREVGTTNRVTADDYAEAVDDTTAFILKVHPSNFVISGFTAGAGVHELRGLGVPVVADIGSGLLVPHPALPDEPSAGGMLRAGADLVTASGDKLLGGPQAGVVVGRADLIHAMRRHPLARALRVDKLTLAAFEATVGGPRTPTMAALEADPRALRARADQLAEALRGDGIDAEAVDSRATVGGGGAPGVELPSAAVSLPTGLAAPLRAVRPAVLGRVTEGRLLLDLRAVAEADDDLLAQLVRAAR
- the selB gene encoding selenocysteine-specific translation elongation factor — encoded protein: MTQRKTTAGAAPAVVLATAGHVDHGKSTLVRALTGTEPDRWDEERRRGLTIDLGFASMTLDDEMTVAFVDVPGHRRFVANMLAGVGPVPAALFVVAADDGWMPQSQEHLEALAALGVRRGILVITRCDLMEPDLALAEARDALAGTGLADIPAVPVSAATGAGMDALRAALAELARGLPRPDPGGDVRLWVDRAFTISGAGTVVTGTLGDGAIEMGDALTVGAGGRRVTVRGLQSLGRDVRSVKGTVRVALNLRGAAVDAVPRGTALLTPGSWRGTSVVDVRLDPGPGTPKPARLPESMTAHIGSASTPVRVRVFADSPYARLTLGAPLPLRVGDRLILRDPGTHRIPAGAAVLDPSPPPLARRGDARRRAEVLADLPAEPAVGSELRRRGWVRSDDLSAWGVPVPDGAGRGGWLIDDAAADALAARLVEFVRAEDRRDPLEPGVPAEAARRELGLPDAHLIEAVLARPGASALRSADGRITLPGSGGGLPPAVRAAADELQDRLRRNPFAAPTARELDELGLGRRELAACARADLLVEVGPGVWLAPDAPELAAAALRELPAPFTPSQARGRLGTSRRVMMPLLELLARRGLTRRVGDGGHEVVGDGGRAVV
- a CDS encoding S1 family peptidase: MERTRGARSAVVLGGVVAAAALSVTAWQPASAAPQADTAQADTAQAAELPPGLKDAVRRDLGISPQEYLERAHSARAVAGESQRLRNRDPQAFGAAWLAQDGTPIIAVTTATAAQEVRDAGFTPALVPATAKDSAPRTAAPRVLQLKASPIGGDEYITGAGPIAQWPGYTSCSLGFTAVDSAGEPYAISAGHCDPEPAAAGIAGASGVYLHDAPGFRDSTRIGRFDASTLSVGPEYLDYSVIAIDSGAPGSLAEPQVHGSGADRLAITGVASPAVVGTPVCKSGASSAYTCGEVLAADETVPVEDADGVVVGRVRGFITSVCTLSGDSGGPMFSGTAALGIVSASDFEDPQGCGIAPSGDDGPMTIGVPVRKILDAVNAGPGEDLALRTASNPGPPIPAGDGGGGVPGVPAGSLASVGAS
- the nrfD gene encoding NrfD/PsrC family molybdoenzyme membrane anchor subunit encodes the protein MVPDAEFTSYYGRPVVKASPWEADIPAYLFLGGLAGGSSLLAAGADLTGLPRQRRSARLVASAAIGGSLYALVHDLGRPARFHHMLRVAKVTSPMSVGTWILSAYGPFNALATGSELLGFMPGPVRNSRLGRLLGFAGRPGGLIAALIAPAVASYTAVLLTDTATPTWHAAQRELPFVFVGSAAAASGGMGLVAGPLGESGPARNLAVGGAVLELGASRIMQHSMGITAEPLRQGTAGTLHTAATALTAAGAAGAVAGRRSRIASALSGLALTAGSACTRFAIFHAGQASARDPRYTVVPQRERREGRSS
- a CDS encoding 4Fe-4S dicluster domain-containing protein, which produces MGRSFFSPGTGDTGTAPFDPARDAGHTDPPPRKGFFTDTSVCIGCKACEVACKEWNAVPEDGIALTGMSYDNTGGLGGSTWRHVAFIEQQLPAPAPDGGRPDTVDLGMPTATLPGADPEHREHADFRWLMESDVCKHCTHAACLDVCPTGALFRTEFGTVVVQDDICNGCGYCVPACPYGVIDRRDGPAGDPAVGLAQKCTLCYDRLSDGMEPACAKACPTQSIQFGDLDELRERAQGRLDMLVESGETTAQLYGHDPDNGVGGTGAFFLLLDEPEVYGLPPDPVVTTKDLPGMWRQAAFAAAALLGGAAAAFIGGKGGRR
- the fdnG gene encoding formate dehydrogenase-N subunit alpha, with translation MSGRRSSGGWPVWRQFTGGDLLGRGAAAQSRRSLEITPRIASADKVVKSVCPYCAVGCGQNVFVKDGKVIQIEGDPDSPVSRGRLCPKGSASKQLVTNPGRPETVLYRRPHAAEWEPISLDEAMEKVADRVLEARDRFWQQETDDCTRVRRTSGFASLGGATLDNEENYLMKKLYTALGALEVENQARIUHSSTVPGLGTSFGRGGATSYLQDLANADCIIIQGSNMAECHPVGFQWVMEAKKRGATVIHVDPRFTRTSAVADLHVPVRAGADIVFLGALINHVITHDAWFHEYVAAYTNAAKIVSADFRDTEDLAGFFSGFDEDGRAYDPETWQYTGDTDPTLQDPHCVFRILARHFARYTPEMVEEACGVPPAQFARVARALTENSGRERTTAFCYAVGWTQHTVGVQYIRTAAILQLLLGNMGRPGGGIMALRGHASIQGSTDIPTLYDLLPGYLAMPDAHAHPDLDAYVAAGERPAGYWGNMRAYTVSLLKAWWGDAATAENDYCYDYLPRLTGKHDSTTTVERQINQGGGGYFLVGENPAVGTANGRMQRAGLANLDWLVVRDLSLIESATFWKDGPEIETGEMRTEDIATEVFFFPAANHVEKQGSFTNTQRMVQWHRQAVQPPGDVRSELWFYYHLGRMLKERVAASTDPRDLPLQRLTWDYRLEPGTDEPDAVSMLEEINGTGPDGTPLSSYTQLRDDGSTRCGCWIYCGIGADGVNQADRRPARTAQNPVSSDWAWAWPANRRKLYNRASADPDGNPWSERKKYVWWDPDATAEGADTKGRWVGDDVPDFPASKEPGYRPPVGARAEDAIAGDQPFIMQSDGLGWLFAPAGTNDGPLPTHYEPPESPLRNPLYPQQSNPARQVHPGRYNRYNPSHGTAGSAVFPYVFTTYRLTEHHTAGAMSRTLPYLSELQPEFFCEVSPELARERGLVNGGWATIITARTAVEARVLVTPRMTPLKVGGQTLHQVGLPYHWGPNGISTGDAANDLLPQTLDPNVSIPATKSTSCDVQPGRRPRGPALVEYVEEYRRRAGVTPETGTEV